The Shinella zoogloeoides genome contains the following window.
CGGCCGTATGGCCGGTCCTTGCCGTCGCCATCGCGTCCCTTGCGGCGATGGTCTGGTCGTTCCTGGGCTATTCCCGTTTCGTCTTCGGCGCGTCCGCCTCCTCGAAGTGAGCCCGCGTTCCGGCATCGGCCGGGAAGAAGCTTTCGATCAGCACGCCCTGCACCAGCGCGTCCTGCGCAGAGCCGAAGGAGGTGAGCGTGGTGATCCAGTTGAAGCGCTTCGCGCCGATCTTCATCTCGATGGGCAGGATCGGCAGCCGGTCGCCCTGCGGGAAGGCCGCGAGCGCGGCCTTGATGTCCTCCGTCGCCGCCAGCCGCTCGATGCGCTTCAAAAGCGGGCTGCGTGGCCCCTGGAGCCAGGCCTCGGCGCGGATGCGATGCACGAGGTCGGCGGCCGATTGCGCCCAGTTGACGACGATGGAGCGCAGGGGCGTCGGGCCGAGATAGGCGTCGAGGAAATTGTCACCCGGCGCAACCGCGATGCCCGCCATGCCAGCCAGGCTTAGAAAGGCCTGGTTTGCCGTCAGCACATTGTATTCGTGGTCGAAGACGACGCCCGGATAGGGATCGTGGCGGGCGAGGATCAGGCCGATGGCCTCGGCCACCGCCGGCGGGAAGGCCGAAAGGCCGGCGGCGGGCGCGGTTGCGAAACGCGGGCGAAAACCGGCGGCGGAAAAGAGCAGGCCCTGGTCGCGTGCCGGAATGTCCAGCACGGCGGAGAGCCGCAGGATCATGCCCTCGGAAGGGCGTGAGCGGCCCGTCTCCAGAAAGGAGAGGTGCCGGGCGGAGATGCCCGCCTCGCTCGCCAGCTCCAACTGGCTGAGACGCCGGTGGCTGCGCCATTCCTTGAGATGTTCGCCGAATTCCATATCCGCCTCCTTGCGCGTCCGCCGCAATAGACAGGAGCGGCGGCGGATTTTCCATTACCTCCAAGGTAATTGGTTTGCCTCCCTCGCCGCGGCAGGTTGGCCCCATCGACAACGAAAGGAGCCAACCATGTTCGCAGCCCTCAACCGTAATCTTCTGAAGTCCGTCATGCTTGCCGACGGCGTCTTCTCCCTCGTCGCGGGCATCGCCCTCTTCGCCTTCGCCGGTCCGATAAGCGGTCTCGTCGGCCCGCATGCGACGCCTGCCATCCTCGCCGGCCTTGCCGCCTTCTTCCTCCTGTGGGGCGCGTTCCATCTCGCCGTCGGCCGGCAGGAGCGGCCTTCGCCCGCCGCGGTGCGCGTCGCCATCGCGGGGGATGCGCTCTGGGTGATCGGCAGCGTCGCCGTTCTCTTTCTTGCCCGCGGCGGGCTGACGCTGGCGGGCATCGGCCTCATCGCGCTTGCGGCTGTCGCGGTCGCCGATATCCTGCTCCTCAAGCAGATCGGCCTCGGCCGCCAGCAGCGCGCCGCCATCGCCTGAGCGGCCGCGCCATTCGCCCCGCCATTCGCCCCTGTCAGCCACGAGGGCGAATGGCTGTCTCCTACCCCGCGAGGGAGATTCCCCTTCCGGCAAAAATGCACTACCGTCGCGCCGAACGAGAAATGGGGAGCCTTTCATGCGCGTTATCTTTTCCGAGGACCACAAGCTCAGGAACGCCCGCAGCGAGCTTTACGGCGGCGAGCTGGTGCCGCCCTTCGAGGCGCCGTTCCGGGCGGAATGGATTCTGGCGGCGGTCAAGGACGCCGGTTTCGGCGACGTCGCCGCGCCCGATCATTACGGCCTCGAAACCGCGCTGAAAGTGCATGACGCCGGCTATCTTTCCTTCCTCGAAACGGCCTGGGACCAGTGGAAGGCCGCAGGCTACAACGGCGAGGCCATCGCCACGTCCTTCCCCGTGCGCCGCACCTCACCGCGCATTCCCACCCAGATCGACGGCCTGCTCGGCTACTACTGCAACGCCGCCGAAACGGCGATCTCGCCCGGCACCTGGGAGGCGGCGCTGTCCTCCATGCGCACGGTGCTGACGGCCACCGATATCGTTGCGGGCGGGGCGAAGGCCGCCTTCGCGCTCTGCCGTCCGCCGGGCCACCATGCCGGCATCGACAGCTTCGGCGGCTACTGCTTCATCAACAACGCCGCCGTTGCCGCCCAGCGCTTCCTCGACAAGGGCGCGAAGAAGGTCGCCGTCCTCGACGTCGACTTCCACCATGGCAACGGCACGCAGGATATCTTCTACGAGCGTGGCGACGTCTATTTCGCCTCGCTGCACGGCGACCCGGCCGAAGCCTTCCCGCATTTCCTCGGCTATGCGGAGGAGACGGGCAAGGGCGCGGGCGCGGGCACCACGCAGAACTATCCCATGTCGCCCGGAACGCCCTATTCCGTCTGGGAGGCGGCGCTGCTCGACGCGCTGAAGCGCATTTCCGCCTT
Protein-coding sequences here:
- a CDS encoding helix-turn-helix domain-containing protein; translation: MEFGEHLKEWRSHRRLSQLELASEAGISARHLSFLETGRSRPSEGMILRLSAVLDIPARDQGLLFSAAGFRPRFATAPAAGLSAFPPAVAEAIGLILARHDPYPGVVFDHEYNVLTANQAFLSLAGMAGIAVAPGDNFLDAYLGPTPLRSIVVNWAQSAADLVHRIRAEAWLQGPRSPLLKRIERLAATEDIKAALAAFPQGDRLPILPIEMKIGAKRFNWITTLTSFGSAQDALVQGVLIESFFPADAGTRAHFEEADAPKTKRE
- a CDS encoding histone deacetylase family protein, which gives rise to MRVIFSEDHKLRNARSELYGGELVPPFEAPFRAEWILAAVKDAGFGDVAAPDHYGLETALKVHDAGYLSFLETAWDQWKAAGYNGEAIATSFPVRRTSPRIPTQIDGLLGYYCNAAETAISPGTWEAALSSMRTVLTATDIVAGGAKAAFALCRPPGHHAGIDSFGGYCFINNAAVAAQRFLDKGAKKVAVLDVDFHHGNGTQDIFYERGDVYFASLHGDPAEAFPHFLGYAEETGKGAGAGTTQNYPMSPGTPYSVWEAALLDALKRISAFGAEAIVLSLGVDTFEKDPISFFKLTSPDYITMGRAVAASGLPVLVVMEGGYGVPEIGLNVANTLKGIAG